Proteins from a genomic interval of Papaver somniferum cultivar HN1 chromosome 4, ASM357369v1, whole genome shotgun sequence:
- the LOC113272770 gene encoding uncharacterized protein LOC113272770 produces MGDLNTIGARNEKAGGKEPSANLEPKMIFKQIPFRFEAMWSSDTRYNDVVKENWHILISNNNHNYFENVERLQKETKNWYKSVFGNIYNGIESALANLNFAHNAFDISPTVEDKSYMVNCLCDYLNLLKLEEIFWRQKYRVESLKYGDLNTKFFHTSTPVRRRRNSICKLKDSAGKWLTSAEDIEKEIVNHFSFIFNSTTTSLDRAEIESLFPSIIFKNENNNITREVSVTETKSAMRQLGSLKAPGPDGF; encoded by the exons ATGGGAGATCTTAATACTATTGGTGCGAGAAATGAAAAAGCTGGTGGAAAAGAGCCGTCTGCAA ATCTTGAACCTAAAATGATATTCAAACAAATACCTTTTAGGTTTGAGGCCATGTGGTCCAGTGATACTAGATATAATGATGTGGTTAAGGAGAATTGGCATATACTTATTAGTAACAATAACCATAACTATTTCGAGAATGTTGAAAGattacaaaaagaaacaaaaaattggtATAAGAGTGTTTTTGGTAATATTTATAATGGGATTGAATCTGCTCTTGCTAATTTAAATTTTGCTCACAATGCTTTTGACATCTCACCTACTGTTGAAGATAAGAGCTACATGGTTAATTGTCTGTGTGATTATTTGAATTTGCTTAAGTTGGAAGAAATTTTCTGGAGACAGAAATATAGGGTTGAATCGCTTAAATATGGAGATCTTAATACAAAATTCTTTCACACTTCTACTCCGGTTAGAAGGAGAAGGAATTCCATTTGTAAGCTGAAAGATAGTGCTGGTAAGTGGCTTACTTCTGCTGAAGAtattgaaaaggaaattgtgaaccatttcagttttatttttaattctaCTACAACAAGTTTAGATCGTGCTGAAATTGAGAGTCTTTTTCCTAGCATtatttttaaaaatgaaaataataatatcacCAGGGAAGTTTCAGTCACGGAAACAAAATCTGCCATGAGACAACTGGGTTCGCTTAAAGCCCCTGGTCCTGATGGTTTCTAG